The window aatagaacacTGGCTCAGATATAACAATCCAGAATAACATGCCATGTCTCAGCAAATTTTATAGGCAATATATTCTACCATTTTATGGCTACTTTAAGCGTGTCATTGGTTTGAGCATTGTACATGCAGTACGGAAAATCACTTCCACATACACAGTCGTAGAAGAAAGTATACAGGACTTACCTTCACAATATTGTCTGCATATTTCATCAGCCATGAAACTAACAACCCAGAAGATCCTAGGTTTAATACAACCAGCCATGTTGTAACAGTGTATCCATTAAGAAGACGTTGCCACCATGGTCCATTCTCAAATCCAACTCTAAAATCATCCATCATAAGCCGTGTCATGTTAAAGATTGCACCAAACCTGACAGTAAAGTGTAGCGATGGTAACTGATAGTATCTAACAActcaatattttatgaatctcttgcttCTATTTGCTGAGAAAGACAAGTTAAcaaatgtacacacacacacacacgaaacAACAGATAAAGGTATATACGTATATAGTTGCACATTCTGCCAGTACAGGGTGTCGTTGTTCTTCTTCATCAAGTATTCTGTATAAACACCAGCTAGTGCAGAAAGACAGGCAGACAAGAGTCCAAACATGTAACCTTGTATAGGTGCTGAAAATAGTGAGTCACAAGATGCCTCTCCACAACCTTTCACCTGTGCATCATatttgaaaaaattatataggtggttaatatgattggtatgatcaTCATTAGTTGAAGTTTGATATAAATAGGAATGAGTGGATCCAAAATATTCAAATGGCTTCATGAAAAACAGTATTCAGCGAGGATAAACAAAATGACCTTTGCATATTAGTCATTGACATCTTCCTTTTTCCCATATTAGTCATTCTAATCATCACATTGTCTCTCAGTCACCAGTGGACATAATTAAAGAGGAAAATGATCAGATGTCCTTCTCATGCTTGGATAAAGGTCCACACCAAATTCTTACCCGACTAAAGCCTCAAACCCTAATCCCACTACACATCTTCCTGCAATACTAGTGTCCACTTCCTCAAGAAACTTATATGAAGATGGAGCTCAACAATAAGAATATTTGGAGCGAATTAACCACTGTGATGGCACTCTTAAAAGGATTTGTATGCACTAATCTATAGATCTTAGGcaccaatataaataaaaagcctTGTATAAAGCTCAATGGTGGGAAAAGATGCATGTAGCTGACTCCAAATAGTAAGAACATTATGACTTGTTGTCACATGAGGAACATTACGACTTGTTGTCACATGAGGACAAgaactaatttaaattttatttcttacAACACAACAAAAGGAAGGGAACACCAATAATCTCCACATCTTATTTTTCAGAAAAAGTATATCCAAAAATTTGCACATAGAACAAAAGCATGGATTAATATAAACTATTCAACATTAATAACCTTGTGTATACCAATGATTCATAGACTTTAGATTTATTTGCATCTAACAATTAGTATAAAATTTTGTATATTTATCACCCAAAGTACCCACATTCGCTTGTTTGCCCCTCTAATATTGATACTTGAGATTGTTTCAACCAAAAAATTCCATTTATGGAGAAATACCCTAATCATAACATATCAACATCAAGAAAAATAGTCAGCATTTGATGGGTACTAAATGTTTGACCATCTGTAAATTTTCCTGATGGTATGTCTGATGCCAAAAGACGTTTGAAACACATTGTTGTTACAACTTACAAAAGCCCCTAATTCTAAGTCTCTACTCAGAAAATGTTACCAGCAAGATTTTGTGCTCTAACCAATCCTGTCCCAACATGGAAGTAGTTTGGAATCAGCCAGTCACAGTATTAAACCCCTTCCAAGTTTTGCTTGTTGAGATCGGTCATGCAGCTCCTATTTCGTGAAAATAAATCAAGGGTTCATCCAATTTGGTATAACAAATTAGAGGCATGCCGAGGCACAATTCAACAATTTTATACAATTTCATGACAACTTATGAATCTCAGTTGTGAAACAACTAAAATTGAATTGGAAATGGTTGGAACTGAAACAGCCGATTCTGTTGAAACTATCCACAGCTTCCAACAGTACGATATGTCATATAAAccataaagaaaaaataaaagctcTTCTGAAGGACCAAAATTAGAATTGATTCTGATACTCTGGATACAACATCACCATCAATAAATAAGACTAGCCAGCAGGACATGATCGAAGTAAGGGATCCCAGATAGAGAAGAGGAGATAAAATAGGGCTCGAGAGAAAGCAGTTTCAAGCAGTTGGAGCTCTAACGACATGGGCTTCAGTGTTCAACCTTCCAATGAAATAAACTGGAACAGGAGCGCTTATATCTTATTAGAATGGACCAAACATTGGTGTACCAATATTGCTTTACCCCATAGATTCCAgtaaaattaaatgaaaaaagACATACTTCAAAACTCAAATAATTAGTGCAGTATGTTAATGGAAAAGAAACCACGAGTACCAAATGGAACTGTTAGGGCCAACTCTAGAACAGCTTAGATTCAAACTTGAGGAATTATAGATCTCCTAAATAACAGAGCACCTGGCTTGTAGTTGTCCCAACAGTTAATAGAACAACCACCATCCACTGTCAGGTTGACAACTTCCTCCTCAGAAAcaacctaaaacatcaaaaggaaAGGATTCCACTGCAATCACAAACCATAAGTTTAATAACAGAGAAAAAGATTGAAATGACACCATAGGAACAATGGAAATTTTTCTTTCATGTACAAAGAATATTCAACAATATACACATTTAAGAAGACATCCGAAAGATCCAGTGTGATTTATTTCCAATTCCAACTAACGCCAGGAACAAGTGTCATGATTTCAAGTGTCATGCGACAATAACTGCACCATTATTACCATACTTCAAACAAATTCTTCAAGCTGACCCAATTTGTGTTACGGAACTAGATTAATTTGCCTTGCAGTTCTAGCATGAGTGTATTCTGAATTTTAATGCTATATTTGTAGTCAGAATATTcattcttttcatgaattgtttcaaCTAAACTCAACGTTCATGCCACAGTACGTCGATATTTGGAGTGGCAGCTTTTGAAAGAAAGACCAATTAGAAAAAAGAGCTTTAGCTTGCGTGGCAGTGACAGTGCTCTTTTTTTCAAATGCCcggaagtagattaaatgtgaacATGATTTtcgttaaaattaattttgaatacgaacataattttgaaaaaacctaaaattaaacatgctcatttaaaaaaatgttcattttaaaaatgttaattttaaataatgttcattttaaaaaatgatcatttttAAACATATTATTGTTCATTTTATAAATtgtagatattttttaaaatgttcaATTTCAAAA of the Musa acuminata AAA Group cultivar baxijiao chromosome BXJ3-2, Cavendish_Baxijiao_AAA, whole genome shotgun sequence genome contains:
- the LOC135630952 gene encoding CMP-sialic acid transporter 1-like isoform X2, whose product is MVVVLLTVGTTTSQVKGCGEASCDSLFSAPIQGYMFGLLSACLSALAGVYTEYLMKKNNDTLYWQNVQLYTFGAIFNMTRLMMDDFRVGFENGPWWQRLLNGYTVTTWLVVLNLGSSGLLVSWLMKYADNIVKVYSTSMAMLLTMVVSIFLFSFKPTVQLFLGIIICMISLHMYFAPAHKLVDLPATTKAASDTLKEIAVEPTGES
- the LOC135630952 gene encoding CMP-sialic acid transporter 1-like isoform X1, with product MKPFEYFGSTHSYLYQTSTNDDHTNHINHLYNFFKYDAQVKGCGEASCDSLFSAPIQGYMFGLLSACLSALAGVYTEYLMKKNNDTLYWQNVQLYTFGAIFNMTRLMMDDFRVGFENGPWWQRLLNGYTVTTWLVVLNLGSSGLLVSWLMKYADNIVKVYSTSMAMLLTMVVSIFLFSFKPTVQLFLGIIICMISLHMYFAPAHKLVDLPATTKAASDTLKEIAVEPTGES